In the Lycium ferocissimum isolate CSIRO_LF1 unplaced genomic scaffold, AGI_CSIRO_Lferr_CH_V1 ctg2330, whole genome shotgun sequence genome, one interval contains:
- the LOC132043357 gene encoding uncharacterized protein LOC132043357 codes for MDFVVGLPWTLGKFDSIWVIVDRLTKSAHFIPIQTTYTSEKLPKIYIREILHLHRVPVSIISNRGPRFTSHFLKSLQQELGTRVELSITFHPHTDDLLRDSLDKVKIIQERLLTAQSRQKSYVDWRVHDSVFMVGDQVLLKVSPMKGVMRCGKKGELSPRYIGPFEIIQRVGDAAYELALPLGLSSVHPVFYVSMLKKYVSDGSHVIRWDSVMLDQNLSYEEEPIAILDNQIRNLTSKEIVYVKVQWSGRPVEEATWEIELDMRARYP; via the exons ATGGACTTCGTGGTAGGATTGCCATGGACTTTGGGTAAGTTTGACTCTATCTGGGTGATTGTGGATCGTTTgactaagtcagctcatttcatTCCTATTCAGACAACTTATACTTCTGAGAAGTTGCCTAAGATCTATATTCGTGAGATTCTTCATTTGCATAGAGTGCCCGTTTCCATCATTTCTAATAGAGGGCCTCGGTTCACCTCTCATTTCTTGAAGAGCTTGCAACAGGAGTTGGGTACTCGAGTTGAGTTGAGCATAACATTTCACCCCCATACTGATG ATTTGCTTAGAGATTCGTTGGATAAAGTGAAGATTATTCAGGAGAGGCTTCTCACTgctcagagtcggcaaaagaGTTACGTAGACTGGAGAGTTCATGATTCAGTGTTCATGGTGGGTGATCAGGTTTTGCttaaggtttcacccatgaaaggtgtaatgcgATGTGGTAAGAAAGGGGAGTTAAGTCCTCGGTACATTGGCCCTTTTGAGATTATTCAGAGAGTTGGGGATGCTGCTTATGAGTTAGCACTACCTCTCGGTTTATCGAGCGTTCATCCGGTATTCTATGTTTCGATGCTCAAGAAGTATGTTTCGGATGGTTCTCATGTGATTAGATGGGATTCGGTGATGCTTGATCAGAATTTGTCCTATGAGGAGGAGCCAATTGCTATCTTGGACAATCAGATTCGCAACTTGACATCCAAAGAAATTGTTTATGTGAAGGTTCAGTGGAGTGGTCGTCCGGtggaggaggctacttgggagatcgAGTTGGATATGAGGGCGAGGTACCCTTAG